A region from the Canis lupus dingo isolate Sandy chromosome 9, ASM325472v2, whole genome shotgun sequence genome encodes:
- the GIT1 gene encoding ARF GTPase-activating protein GIT1 isoform X4: MSRKGPRAEVCADCSAPDPGWASISRGVLVCDECCSVHRSLGRHISIVKHLRHSAWPPTLLQMVHTLASNGANSIWEHSLLDPAQVQSGRRKANPQDKVHPIKSEFIRAKYQMLAFVHKLPCRDDDGVTAKDLSKQLHSSVRTGNLETCLRLLSLGAQANFFHPEKGTTPLHVAAKAGQTLQAELLVVYGADPGSPDVNGRTPIDYARQAGHHELAERLVECQYELTDRLAFYLCGRKPDHKNGHYIIPQMADRSRQKCMSQSLDLSELAKAAKKKLQALSNRLFEELAMDVYDEVDRRENDAVWLATQNHSTLVTERSAVPFLPVNPEYSATRNQGRQKLARFNAREFATLIIDILSEAKRRQQGKSLSSPTDNLELSARSQSDLDDQHDYDSVASDEDTDQEPLRSAGATRNNRARSMDSSDLSDGAVTLQEYLELKKALATSEAKVQQLMKVNSSLSDELRRLQREELEDDAIYSVHVPAGLYRIRKGVSASAVPFTPSSPLLSCSQEGSRHTSKLSRHGSGADSDYENTQSGDPLLGLEGKRFLELGKEEDFHPELESLDGDLDPGLPSTEDVILKTEQVTKNIQELLRAAQEFKHDSFVPCSEKIHLAVTEMASLFPKRPALEPVRSSLRLLNASAYRLQSECRKTVPPEPGAPVDFQLLTQQVIQCAYDIAKAAKQLVTITTREKKQ; encoded by the exons ACCCCGGCTGGGCTTCCATCAGCAGGGGAGTGCTGGTGTGTGACGAGTGCTGCAGTGTGCACCGGAGCCTGGGCCGCCACATTTCCATCGTCAAGCACCTTCGCCACAGCGCCTGGCCTCCCACACTGCTGCAG ATGGTGCACACGCTCGCCAGCAACGGGGCCAACTCCATCTGGGAGCATTCCCTGCTGGACCCTGCACAAGTGCAGAGTGGCCGGCGCAAAGCCAACCCCCAAGACAAAGTCCA ccccatcAAGTCAGAATTCATCAGGGCCAAGTACCAGATGCTGGCGTTTGTGCACAAGCTTCCTTGCCGGGACGATGATGGGGTGACTGCCAAAGATCTCAGCAAG CAACTGCACTCAAGTGTTCGGACAGGCAACTTGGAGACGTGTCTGCGCTTGCTGTCCCTGGGTGCCCAAGCCAACTTCTTCCATCCAGAGAAGGGCACCACACCTCTGCACGTGGCTGCCAAGGCGGGGCAGACACTGCAGGCTGAGCTGCTCGTGGTGTATGGGGCTGACCCAGGCTCCCCTGATGTGAATGGCCGCACACCCATTGATTATGCCAG GCAGGCGGGGCACCATGAGCTGGCGGAAAGGCTAGTCGAGTGCCAGTATGAGCTCACTGACCGGTTGGCCTTCTATCTCTGTGGACGCAAGCCGG atCACAAGAATGGGCATTACATCATCCCACAGATGGCTGACAG ATCTCGGCAAAAGTGCATGTCTCAGAG CCTAGACCTGTCTGAGTTGGCCAAAGCTGCCAAGAAGAAGCTGCAGGCG CTCAGCAACCGgctttttgaggaacttgccATGGATGTGTATGACGAGGTggatagaagagaaaatgatgCTG TGTGGCTGGCTACCCAAAACCACAGCACCCTGGTGACAGAGCGCAGTGCTGTGCCCTTCCTGCCTGTGAACCCCGAGTACTCAGCCACACGGAATCAG GGGCGACAGAAGTTGGCCCGCTTTAATGCCCGAGAGTTTGCCACCTTGATCATAGACATTCTCAGCGAGGCCAAGCGGAGACAGCAGGGCAAGAGCCTGAGCAGCCCCACAG ACAACCTTgagctctctgcacggagccagAGTGACCTCGACGACCAACATGACTACGACAGTGTAGCCTCGGACGAGGACACGGACCAGGAGCCCCTGCGCAGCGCTGGTGCCACTAGGAACAACCGTGCCCGG AGCATGGACTCCTCAGACCTATCCGATGGGGCTGTAACACTGCAGGAATATCTGGAGCTCAAGAAGGCTCTGGCTACCTCCGAGGCCAAGGTGCAGCAGCTCATGAAGGTCAACAGCAGCTTGAGTGATGAGCTCCGGAGGCTACAGAGGGAG GAGCTGGAGGATGATGCCATCTATTCAGTACACGTCCCTGCTGGCCTTTACCGG ATCCGGAAGGGGGTGTCAGCCTCAGCTGTGCCCttcactccctcctccccactgctgtcCTGTTCCCAGGAAGGAAGCCGTCACACG AGCAAGCTTTCCCGCCACGGCAGCGGTGCTGACAGTGACTATGAGAACACGCAAAGTGGGGACCCGCTGCTTGG ACTGGAAGGGAAGAGGTTTCTTGAGCTGGGCAAGGAAGAAGACTTCCACCCAGAGTTGGAGAGCCTGGACGGAGATCTCGACCCTGGACTTCCCAGCACAGAGGATGTCATCCTGAAGACGGAACAGGTCACCAAGAACATTCAGGAATTGTtgcgggctgcccaagaattcaAGCATGACAG CTTTGTGCCCTGCTCAGAGAAGATCCATTTGGCTGTGACTGAGATGGCCTCTCTCTTCCCAAAG agGCCAGCCCTGGAGCCTGTGCGCAGCTCACTGCGGCTGCTCAATGCCAGCGCCTACCGGCTGCAGAGTGAATGCCGGAAGACCGTGCCCCCAGAGCCCGGTGCCCCTGTGGACTTCCAGCTGCTGACTCAGCAGGTGATCCAGTGCGCCTATGACATCGCCAAGGCCGCCAAGCAGCTGGTTACCATCACCACCCGAGAAAAGAAGCAGTGA